From a region of the Deinococcus budaensis genome:
- a CDS encoding DUF3105 domain-containing protein, which produces MRFLPSVRPLLCLTLPIVLAACTSKNLEGVQTFTFKAGDHREGRLVYDETPPAGGAHSSSWQNCGVYPSPLYDEYAVHSLEHGAVWITYQPTLSAADVETLAGLAEGRTHVLVSPHSGQESAIVLTAWGFQLPVSEVGDSRIQAFVDRYEQGPTTPERGAACSGGYAGTR; this is translated from the coding sequence ATGAGATTTCTTCCCTCCGTCCGCCCACTGCTCTGCCTCACCCTCCCCATCGTGCTGGCGGCCTGCACCTCGAAGAACCTGGAAGGGGTGCAGACGTTCACGTTCAAAGCCGGTGACCACCGGGAAGGCCGCCTGGTCTACGACGAGACGCCTCCGGCGGGCGGCGCGCACAGTTCCAGCTGGCAGAACTGCGGCGTGTATCCGTCACCGCTGTACGACGAGTACGCTGTGCACAGCCTCGAGCACGGAGCGGTGTGGATCACGTACCAGCCCACGCTCAGCGCGGCTGACGTCGAGACGCTGGCCGGTCTGGCCGAGGGCCGCACGCATGTCCTCGTGTCCCCGCACAGTGGGCAGGAAAGCGCCATCGTGCTCACCGCCTGGGGCTTCCAGCTTCCCGTGTCTGAGGTCGGCGACTCCCGGATTCAGGCATTCGTGGACCGCTACGAACAGGGGCCGACGACTCCGGAGCGCGGCGCGGCCTGCTCGGGTGGATATGCCGGGACCCGCTGA
- a CDS encoding response regulator transcription factor, whose amino-acid sequence MATVLIVDDDPAILEILTAYLRAEGHTVEAEDDGLAALPRLARADVAIIDWMLPGMTGVELTSHARREYPQLPVLLLTAKGEVEDRLEGLNAGADDYVVKPFSPREVVARVRALLRRVGVREQVQAGPLVLDLQGRSATLHGQPIALSRTEYDLLATLAQHPGLIWSRERLMERVWGPDYPGVTRVVDVHITAIRRKLGDDADAPSFIETVRGLGYRFRED is encoded by the coding sequence ATGGCCACCGTGCTGATCGTGGACGACGACCCGGCGATTCTGGAGATCCTCACGGCGTACCTGCGGGCGGAAGGCCACACGGTCGAGGCGGAGGACGACGGGCTGGCGGCCCTGCCGCGTCTGGCGCGGGCCGACGTGGCGATCATCGACTGGATGCTGCCCGGCATGACCGGCGTTGAACTGACCAGCCACGCCCGCCGGGAATATCCTCAGCTACCCGTGTTGCTGCTGACTGCCAAAGGAGAAGTCGAGGACCGCCTGGAAGGCCTCAATGCCGGGGCGGACGATTACGTCGTGAAGCCGTTCAGTCCGCGGGAGGTGGTGGCCCGGGTACGCGCGCTGCTGCGGCGGGTGGGGGTCCGCGAGCAAGTCCAGGCTGGCCCCCTGGTGCTCGACCTCCAGGGCCGCAGCGCCACCCTGCACGGCCAGCCGATCGCCTTGTCGCGCACGGAATACGATCTGCTCGCCACCCTCGCGCAGCATCCGGGATTGATCTGGTCGCGTGAACGGTTGATGGAACGCGTCTGGGGTCCGGACTACCCCGGCGTCACGCGGGTCGTCGACGTGCACATCACCGCCATCCGCCGCAAGCTCGGCGACGACGCGGACGCGCCCAGCTTCATCGAAACCG